In Ananas comosus cultivar F153 linkage group 10, ASM154086v1, whole genome shotgun sequence, the following proteins share a genomic window:
- the LOC109716098 gene encoding aquaporin NIP1-1-like, with translation MGGRAENSGGNGIQDTAMEEGGVEAGYENSTNNRGGGFAISIQFMQKILAEVLGTYFVIYAGCASVTVNLSKGTITFPGICVVWGLVVMVMVYSVGHISGAHFNPAVTIAFATCRRFPWKQVPPYVLAQVAGATLASGTLRLMFGGKHEHFPGTIPAGSNVQSLVLEFIISFYLMFVISGVATDNRAIGELAGLAVGATVLLNVLFAGPISGASMNPARSLGPAIVAHRYESIWVYIVGPICGTVAGAWAYNLIRFTDKPLREITKSGSFLKNLARNNAR, from the exons atGGGTGGCAGAGCTGAGAATTCAGGTGGTAATGGGATACAAGATACAGCCATGGAGGAGGGAGGGGTAGAGGCGGGGTATGAGAATTCTACTAATAACAGAGGTGGTGGGTTTGCTATTTCCATTCAGTTCATGCAAAAG ATCCTTGCAGAAGTGCTTGGAACGTATTTCGTGATATACGCGGGCTGCGCCTCGGTGACGGTTAACCTGAGCAAGGGGACGATTACGTTCCCCGGCATATGCGTCGTGTGGGGGCTCGTCGTCATGGTCATGGTCTACTCCGTCGGCCACATCTCCGGCGCACACTTCAATCCTGCAGTCACCATTGCATTTGCTACCTGTAGAAGGTTTCCGTGGAAGCAG GTGCCACCCTACGTTCTGGCGCAAGTGGCAGGCGCGACCCTGGCGAGCGGGACGCTGCGGTTGATGTTCGGAGGTAAGCACGAGCACTTCCCGGGGACGATTCCGGCCGGCTCCAACGTGCAATCGCTGGTCCTTGAGTTCATCATCTCCTTCTACCTCATGTTTGTGATCTCCGGCGTAGCCACTGACAACAGAGCA ATTGGAGAATTGGCTGGTCTTGCTGTGGGAGCCACTGTCCTACTGAACGTGCTTTTTGCCGG GCCAATATCTGGAGCATCGATGAACCCCGCGAGAAGCCTCGGCCCGGCAATTGTGGCTCACCGGTACGAGTCGATATGGGTCTACATCGTCGGGCCCATTTGCGGCACGGTGGCTGGAGCCTGGGCCTACAACCTAATCCGGTTCACCGACAAGCCGCTGCGAGAGATCACCAAGAGTGGGTCATTCCTAAAGAACTTGGCGAGGAACAACGCCAGATAG
- the LOC109716694 gene encoding CTD small phosphatase-like protein, giving the protein MVSKTPTKPAKISPKSKPRHHRTPKPVCRHHHRRCAKPSPLKSFAVSIDRSIRSCRRRLVKLFANLAVFGTPNRHNNGFLAAGSHHHPPRHPRLSKLSSSAGCGSSGVITGFHRLKSTPEKHPSPPAAAAAAAAAAAANGNNCKPLPLLSCPAKKTIFLDLDETLVHSKTDPAPEHYDFTVQPKIDGQAITFYVLKRPGVDEFLREAAKDFELVVFTAGMKEYASLVLDQLDSKGDIISHRLYRDSCRKLGGKFVKDLSAVGRELDRVVIVDDNPNTYIFQPENAVPMSPFVDNLADRELWKLSKFLQVANTHEDMKEAIKYYLANFRDRK; this is encoded by the coding sequence ATGGTTTCCAAAACCCCCACAAAACCCGCCAAAATCAGCCCCAAATCCAAGCCCCGCCACCACCGCACGCCGAAGCCGGTCTgccgccaccaccaccgccgctGTGCGAAGCCCTCCCCATTGAAGTCCTTCGCCGTCTCGATCGACCGATCCATCCGctcctgccgccgccgcctcgtcaAGCTCTTTGCCAACCTCGCCGTCTTCGGCACCCCGAATCGCCACAACAACGGCTTTTTAGCAGCAGGAAGCCACCATCATCCTCCCCGCCATCCTCGCCTCAGCAAGTTATCATCATCGGCGGGTTGCGGATCGTCCGGGGTCATTACAGGCTTCCACCGCCTTAAATCCACCCCGGAGAAACACCCAtctcctcccgccgccgccgccgccgccgccgccgccgccgccgctaatGGCAACAACTGCAAGCCGCTTCCTCTGCTTTCGTGCCCCGCGAAGAAGACCATCTTCTTAGACCTCGACGAGACCCTCGTCCACTCGAAGACCGACCCGGCCCCCGAGCATTACGACTTCACCGTCCAACCGAAGATCGACGGCCAGGCCATCACCTTCTACGTGCTCAAGCGCCCCGGAGTCGACGAATTCCTCCGCGAAGCGGCGAAGGATTTCGAGCTTGTCGTGTTCACCGCGGGGATGAAAGAGTATGCGTCCCTCGTGCTCGATCAGCTGGACTCGAAGGGCGACATCATCTCCCACCGTCTGTACCGCGATTCGTGCAGAAAATTGGGGGGAAAGTTCGTGAAGGATTTGTCGGCAGTCGGAAGAGAATTGGACCGGGTGGTGATCGTCGACGATAACCCGAACACCTACATTTTCCAGCCGGAGAACGCAGTTCCGATGAGTCCTTTTGTGGACAACCTCGCAGACCGCGAGCTTTGGAAGCTGAGCAAGTTCTTGCAGGTCGCGAATACTCACGAAGATATGAAGGAAGCAATCAAGTACTATCTCGCAAATTTCAGGGACCGAAAATGA
- the LOC109716695 gene encoding non-specific lipid-transfer protein A-like yields MAASSAAAWFLLLAISVTNAPFAMSSNRAACMPVVAPLLPCLISFSTMNNITKPSESCCTGASLVAMGAKTKLGKIFVCSCIKRLMLDLPMITPRKAQSTTKQCSVDLPIPHYDTNCILGN; encoded by the exons ATGGCCGCCTCTTCTGCTGCTGCATGGTTCCTTCTCTTAGCAATCTCCGTCACCAATGCGCCCTTTGCGATGAGCAGCAACAGGGCTGCGTGTATGCCCGTAGTCGCCCCGCTGCTGCCTTGCCTCATCTCCTTCTCGACGATGAATAACATTACAAAACCGTCAGAAAGCTGCTGCACTGGAGCTTCGCTAGTCGCCATGGGAGCTAAAACAAAACTGGGGAAGATATTTGTGTGTTCTTgtatcaaaagattgatgcTCGATCTTCCCATGATCACGCCGAGGAAAGCGCAAAGCACCACCAAACAGTGCAGTGTTGATCTCCCAATACCGCATTACGATACCAACTGCATTCT GGGAAATTGA
- the LOC109716013 gene encoding protein BZR1 homolog 3-like: MTTGGRLPTWRERENNRRRERRRRAIAAKIYAGLRAHGNYPLPKHCDNNEVLKALCAEAGWTVHPDGTTYRNGCKPPENADIIGGSASPSPCSSYQPSPRASYNPSPSSSSLASPASSSYIAHSSNFINNISNSSLIPWLKNLSSSPASSSKFPHLPSLHIPGGSISAPVTPPISSPTARTPRFKTDFNDLNILPPWASPNCASLLNSTPPSPGRQTGPNPAWLAGIQISSAGPLSPTFSFVSSNPFGIFKEAVAGGSSSQMCTPGQSGTCSPVMGGSAGRGVPDEFAFRSNHVKGLVKAWEGERIHEECGSDELELTLGSSRTRADA; the protein is encoded by the exons ATGACGACGGGGGGGAGGTTGCCGacgtggagggagagggagaacaACCGGcggagggagcggcggcggcgtgcgATCGCGGCGAAGATCTACGCGGGGCTGCGGGCGCACGGCAACTACCCGCTCCCGAAGCACTGCGACAACAACGAAGTCCTCAAAGCCCTCTGCGCCGAGGCCGGCTGGaccgtccaccccgacggcaccaCCTACCGCAAC GGATGCAAGCCTCCTGAGAATGCAGATATCATAGGCGGCTCGGCTTCGCCGAGCCCGTGCTCTTCGTACCAGCCAAGCCCGCGCGCGTCATACAATCCGagcccctcctcctcttctttggCCAGCCCTGCCTCTTCTTCATATATTGCACATTCCAGTAATTTCATTAACAACATAAGCAATAGCTCTCTCATCCCATGGCTCAAGAATCTCTCATCGTCGCCGGCCTCCTCATCCAAGTTCCCTCACCTTCCGAGTCTCCACATTCCGGGTGGTTCCATCAGCGCCCCGGTGACCCCTCCTATTAGTTCTCCGACCGCTCGCACACCCCGTTTCAAGACCGATTTCAATGACCTGAATATTCTCCCGCCGTGGGCTAGTCCTAATTGTGCTTCTCTGCTAAATTCCACTCCGCCAAGTCCTGGCCGCCAAACCGGGCCCAATCCTGCATGGCTCGCGGGGATTCAGATCTCTTCCGCGGGCCCTTTGTCTCCCACCTTCAGTTTTGTTTCATCTAATCCCTTTGGCATCTTCAAGGAGGCGGTTGCGGGAGGAAGCTCTTCTCAAATGTGCACGCCGGGGCAGAGCGGCACATGTTCCCCTGTAATGGGCGGGTCCGCCGGCCGTGGTGTTCCTGATGAGTTTGCATTTCGTAGTAACCATGTGAAAGGACTAGTGAAGGCGTGGGAGGGGGAGAGGATACATGAGGAATGTGGATCGGACGAGCTGGAACTCACTCTCGGGAGCTCGAGGACAAGAGCTGATGCCTGA
- the LOC109716025 gene encoding uncharacterized protein LOC109716025: MISFSTLRSKLRAIPIHGLSNLSSLLAHPKPYNTEATGTIPKPLSSLFLKPASSSRVRDGAVQRGRRRIRSSDSARYRAMEEKEFPKELSPEAASLVRRLREEGYLKEANFEPNFAGEAPMDPSEIPPNLYSRHFLKSAAERFGQDHQEIAKWLSGSDLKKVALFGCPSVERKTVFAAKRLRSFFSIQEDTTCHACKLKKSCKFVHQKVARQEKLILPDVMRVLTLFALDAIPRQLFVPLELKLSADKLLKEVINLSS; this comes from the exons ATGATCTCCTTCTCCACCCTCCGCTCCAAGCTCCGCGCGATCCCCATCCATGGACTCTccaacctctcctctctcctcgcCCATCCCAAACCCTACAACACTGAAGCTACGGGAACCATCCCTAAACCCCTCTCTTCGCTCTTCCTCAAACCGGCGTCGTCTTCTAGGGTTAGAGATGGCGCCGTGCAGCGGGGAAGGAGGAGGATTAGGTCTTCGGACTCCGCTCGGTATCGGGCGATGGAGGAGAAGGAGTTCCCCAAGGAGCTCTCGCCGGAGGCGGCGTCGCTCGTGCGGCGGTTGCGAGAGGAGGGTTACTTGAAGGAGGCCAACTTCGAGCCCAATTTCGCAGGGGAGGCGCCGATGGATCCGAGCGAGATCCCCCCCAATCTCTACTCTCGCCATTTCCTGAAATCGGCGGCCGAAAGGTTCGGGCAAGACCATCAGGAGATTGCAAA GTGGTTGTCTGGAAGTGACTTGAAAAAGGTTGCCCTTTTTGGCTGCCCATCTGTTGAACGGAAAACTGTTTTTGCTGCTAAAAGACTGCGCTCCTTCTTCAGCATTCAAGAAGATACT ACATGCCATGCATGCAAGCTGAAGAAATCTTGCAAATTTGTCCACCAGAAGGTAGCCAGACAGGAGAAATTGATACTACCGGATGTCATGAGGGTTCTTACTTTATTTGCATTGGATGCGATTCCTCGGCAGCTGTTTGTTCCCCTTGAATTGAAACTGTCTGCTGACAAACTGCTGAAGGAGGTTATCAATCTTAGTAGTTAA